In Nocardioides sp. WS12, the DNA window AGCTCGAAGGCGCGCGGACTGACTGCCGAGCCAAAGGCGGCGACGAGCTGGCCACCCTCGACGTCAAGCTCGGCGCTCGTCGGGGCGACCTGATCGAGGTAAAGCGCAACTTCGAGGACTTCGGCGAGCACGTCGCCGTCGTTGGTGCCAGCGTCGCCAGCCGTGGCGACTTCGATGCCCTGCTCGCTGACGCGCGCCGTTTCGGAGCCGAGAGGGAGACCTGGAACGAGAAGTACGAGGCGCGGCGAGACGCTCTGCGCGACAAGCTCACACCGCTGCAGAAGAAGCGTGAGGGATTGGAGAAGGACCTCGAGCAGCTGAACAAGTCGGGAACCCGCATCAAGTGGGAACTCGGGCAGCAGCGCGACCGCGTGGCCCAGCGCCTCGGGATGAAGCCGACCGACCTGCCCTTCCTGGCAGAACTCATCGACGTCCGCCCCGACGAGGAGGGCTGGCGAACCGCCATCGAGACCGTGCTGCGCGGAGACGCCAGCCGCATCGTCATCCCCGTCGAGCGCCGCCGGGAATTCGCGCGCACCCTCGATGACCTGAACGTCTCCCGCCAGGTGCGGCTGCTCGACGGGACCGCCGGCACCAGTCCCAAGTACCCCCTCACTGGTGCGGTCACCTCTGACCAGGCCGGCCGCATCCTGGGCAAGCTTCAGTTCGCTGACCACCCGTACGCCGGCTGGGTACAGGAACACCTGTCCGGCGCTGGTCTGAACGCTGTGTGCGTGGAGTCCACCGACGAGCTCGATGGCGGAGGCCTTCGCGTTTCCCAGTCGGGTCAAACACGCAGCGGCATCCGGTCGTCCATCGGCCGGGACAACCGCGACGACATCATCGGGTTCTCCAGCGCCGGCGCCATCGCCCAAGTCGAGGTCGAGCTGTACGAGGCGGAGAGGGAGCTTGGGGTCCTGCTCGCCGACATCGCCGCGGTCGAGGAGGAGAACCGGACGCACAACGCCCGCCGCGATGCCTACACCGCCATCTTGCAGGTCCGGTGGGACAGCGTCGACGTCGCCGGTATTGAGGACGCCATCGCTGCCTTGGAGGCACGTCAGGCTGAGTTCCTGAGTTCGAACAACCAGCTGCAGACGCTCCTCGACCAGATCGAGGAGCTCAAGGGCCGCCACGAGGCCGCCCTGCGTGCTCAGGCCGAGGCGGCGAACAAGGCGGAGAACCTCCACAAGGCGTGGCTCGACCTGACCGACCGCAAGGACCGCGTCGTCGACCACCTGAGGCCCCTCGAGGACAACGACGTCTTCGAGCTCACCCTTGAGCAGAGCGAGGACCTCGACGCCGTTTACGCCAGCACGTTCGTCGCCGACGGTGTCGAGGACCCCATCGCAGCCGCGAACAAGTTCAACGAGCGAACAACGCTGATGAAGCGTCAACTGCTGGCCCAAGCGACCGCAGCACAGGCTGCGGCAGCCGAAGCGGAGCGTTCCCTTGGACGAACCTTCAGCCTTTACGCCCACACCTGGGAAGACTCCAACCACGGTGAGACGGCGACGTCGTACCCCGACTACCTCCGCATCCTCGAAGACTTGGAGAAGCACAGCCTGCACGAGCAGCGGAAGGAGTGGCAGCGCGACATCAGCCGGTGGGCCAGCAACCACCTGCTTCTGCTGCTGCAGCAGATGTCGGGCGAGGTGGAGGCCATCAAGGCACGCGTTGTCCCCATCAACACAGCGCTGGAACGAATGGCGTTCGGTGCGCGACGGGGCCGCCTCAAGCTCAAGGTCGACGACGTATCGAACGAATCTGTGCGACTGTTCCGCAAGAGGCTTCGGGGGATGGTGAAGCTGGCCACCAAGCAGATGACCTACGAAGAGGCCAGGAAAGCCTTCGACGAGATTTCAGTCTTCATGGACTCCCTGCGTGGGCCGAAGGACCCGAAGTATGTGGGTGAGAGGTCCAACCGTGACTTGTTCCTTGACGTGCGACGTCACGTCGAGGTGTACGCCGTCGAGTACCCCGTCGGCGCAGACATCTGGCCGGCCCGCGAGCACCGGCAGCTCGGTTCGGCGTCGGGTGGCGAGTCACAGGAGCTCATCGCGTTTGTCCTCGGTGCCGCATTGCGGTTCCGTCTCGGCGACGAACTGCGAGACCGACCCCGGTTCAGACCGGTCTTTCTCGACGAGGGCTTTGTGAAGGCAGACAGCGAGTTCGCTGGACGAGCAGTGTCGGCGTGGCGCGAACTCGGCTTCCAGATCGTGGTGGGCGCTCCGGAGGACAAGTTCACCGGTCTGGAACGGCACATGCGGAAGTTCATCGTCGTGGCCAAGGACCAGCGGACCGGGTACTC includes these proteins:
- a CDS encoding ATP-binding protein; the encoded protein is MSSIQSELLAPAEVADLVDDKTGATTQWLLESLQVVNWGGFEGFEKVDMDPDSTLLSGGSGTGKSTLLDAYTALMMPSYVDFNGASNSSGTGRARNAQGGRRTLLSYLRGKQGTNDDSGGASSEQLLRGTGRATWGAVAGVFVSSEGAQYSVMRLYFVPVSATADSDITIRMGLGPGAIDLRDLFDAMSTHTAAKQLSPVIPSTFTGMKPYAKPGEFFHAMYTKLAIGANGDGKMALDLLSRIQAGTPVNSVNLLYRDMVLDKPATFGHADLALSAFDEAADSLAQMVVAETKHDTLRDIREVHAKLVEARVRADALDLYGLNKPGTTKLTVWSLRKEAALLDAAADDARAQHHDADGVARQHGKHVDGLWEELEGARTDCRAKGGDELATLDVKLGARRGDLIEVKRNFEDFGEHVAVVGASVASRGDFDALLADARRFGAERETWNEKYEARRDALRDKLTPLQKKREGLEKDLEQLNKSGTRIKWELGQQRDRVAQRLGMKPTDLPFLAELIDVRPDEEGWRTAIETVLRGDASRIVIPVERRREFARTLDDLNVSRQVRLLDGTAGTSPKYPLTGAVTSDQAGRILGKLQFADHPYAGWVQEHLSGAGLNAVCVESTDELDGGGLRVSQSGQTRSGIRSSIGRDNRDDIIGFSSAGAIAQVEVELYEAERELGVLLADIAAVEEENRTHNARRDAYTAILQVRWDSVDVAGIEDAIAALEARQAEFLSSNNQLQTLLDQIEELKGRHEAALRAQAEAANKAENLHKAWLDLTDRKDRVVDHLRPLEDNDVFELTLEQSEDLDAVYASTFVADGVEDPIAAANKFNERTTLMKRQLLAQATAAQAAAAEAERSLGRTFSLYAHTWEDSNHGETATSYPDYLRILEDLEKHSLHEQRKEWQRDISRWASNHLLLLLQQMSGEVEAIKARVVPINTALERMAFGARRGRLKLKVDDVSNESVRLFRKRLRGMVKLATKQMTYEEARKAFDEISVFMDSLRGPKDPKYVGERSNRDLFLDVRRHVEVYAVEYPVGADIWPAREHRQLGSASGGESQELIAFVLGAALRFRLGDELRDRPRFRPVFLDEGFVKADSEFAGRAVSAWRELGFQIVVGAPEDKFTGLERHMRKFIVVAKDQRTGYSFIDSVEDHRGAEEAEAAVL